In a single window of the Prochlorococcus marinus XMU1412 genome:
- a CDS encoding small RNA NsiR4-regulated ssr1528 family protein has translation MKKMGMQAVDLAIQNGVDLDGTPIPQKMLDLYNRIMDEENKRQRSGVKKSMRNRCVKTGSKHFDKETLNQLLIDSGWEGLKEKEILFFYN, from the coding sequence ATGAAGAAAATGGGAATGCAGGCTGTTGATCTTGCTATTCAAAATGGAGTGGATCTTGACGGTACTCCTATCCCTCAAAAAATGCTAGATCTATACAATAGAATTATGGATGAGGAGAATAAAAGACAAAGGAGTGGTGTTAAAAAATCAATGAGAAATAGATGCGTAAAAACGGGTTCTAAGCATTTTGATAAAGAAACATTGAATCAATTATTAATAGACTCGGGATGGGAAGGTCTCAAAGAAAAAGAAATTTTGTTTTTTTATAACTAA
- the arfB gene encoding alternative ribosome rescue aminoacyl-tRNA hydrolase ArfB, with translation MDLKITKTLVIPSNEIKWRFSRSSGPGGQNVNKIESRVEIIFDLEDSKVLNNYQKEILKRNLKNKLVNNSLRLAVQEHRNQVLNRQLALMKFSSIIKNALNKPFKLRKSTQPTKASQKKRVEVKKKRGELKKSRQKEKIYQI, from the coding sequence ATGGATTTAAAAATTACTAAAACATTAGTAATCCCATCCAACGAAATTAAATGGCGATTTTCCAGATCCTCCGGTCCTGGAGGGCAAAATGTAAATAAAATTGAAAGCAGAGTAGAGATTATTTTTGATTTAGAAGATTCCAAAGTATTAAATAATTATCAGAAAGAAATTCTTAAAAGAAACTTGAAAAACAAATTAGTAAATAATAGCTTGCGTTTAGCGGTTCAAGAACACAGAAATCAAGTATTAAATAGGCAGCTAGCTTTAATGAAATTTAGTTCAATCATAAAAAATGCTTTAAATAAACCATTTAAATTAAGAAAATCTACACAACCTACTAAAGCATCACAAAAGAAAAGAGTTGAGGTTAAGAAAAAACGCGGCGAATTGAAAAAAAGTCGACAAAAAGAAAAAATTTATCAAATATGA
- a CDS encoding DUF1651 domain-containing protein, whose product MNSTNDFWLIDSNFVGVMRFYKDRDYSDKSIDYMFIEEGIIMGIHGENPPLMKTRKKIVIEEARLLWQKLLNEGWQKTNKKW is encoded by the coding sequence TTGAATTCAACTAATGATTTCTGGTTAATTGACTCTAATTTTGTAGGGGTGATGCGTTTCTACAAAGATAGAGATTATTCTGATAAATCTATTGATTATATGTTTATTGAAGAAGGAATTATTATGGGAATTCATGGAGAAAATCCTCCATTAATGAAAACTAGAAAAAAAATTGTTATTGAAGAAGCAAGATTATTATGGCAAAAATTGTTAAATGAAGGTTGGCAAAAAACTAATAAAAAATGGTGA
- a CDS encoding CPBP family intramembrane glutamic endopeptidase yields MKNLMILIRSFFLLRPRFLSTIFFIPILYGIGWALSQPLLLFNFEKDNLSLIGTIITFLLFIFLLPYWFYIKHNKSSAWILLGITKDKFLKNFFNFSQGILFALVLIMLILVPLLQKNYISWIGEFSPIIFLNSILLGLGVGFAEEIIFRGWLLEELKFEYGTKISIALQAIIFSFVHNLSNEIFWNIVGLRLGFILLGIFLSLVKIRDKGSLWNCIGIHGGLVGIWFLLNNGLIEFKENTPSFLAGPFTQNIPNPIGSFSAILILLLLCIFYTVQSKKIFTRRIN; encoded by the coding sequence ATGAAAAATTTAATGATACTAATTAGAAGTTTTTTTCTTTTAAGACCAAGATTTTTATCCACTATATTTTTTATTCCTATTCTTTATGGCATTGGCTGGGCTTTATCTCAGCCACTTTTATTGTTTAATTTTGAAAAAGATAATTTATCATTAATTGGTACTATTATTACTTTCTTACTTTTTATCTTTTTACTCCCATATTGGTTTTATATCAAACATAACAAATCAAGTGCTTGGATACTTCTTGGGATAACAAAAGACAAATTCTTGAAAAACTTTTTCAATTTTTCACAAGGTATTTTATTTGCTTTAGTTTTAATAATGCTAATTCTGGTACCACTATTGCAAAAAAATTATATTTCTTGGATAGGTGAATTCTCGCCAATAATATTTTTAAATTCTATTCTACTGGGATTAGGTGTTGGATTCGCAGAGGAAATAATATTTAGGGGCTGGTTACTAGAAGAATTAAAATTTGAATATGGCACAAAAATATCAATAGCTTTACAAGCTATAATATTTAGCTTCGTTCATAATTTATCAAATGAGATCTTTTGGAACATAGTAGGATTACGTTTGGGATTTATTTTACTTGGGATATTTCTATCATTAGTAAAAATTAGAGATAAAGGTTCTTTATGGAATTGCATAGGAATTCATGGAGGACTAGTGGGTATTTGGTTTTTATTAAATAACGGATTAATAGAATTCAAAGAAAATACACCTTCTTTTTTAGCAGGGCCTTTTACACAAAATATTCCAAACCCAATCGGAAGCTTTAGTGCAATTTTGATATTACTTTTATTATGTATTTTTTATACCGTACAATCAAAAAAGATTTTTACTAGACGTATTAATTAG
- the pip gene encoding prolyl aminopeptidase: protein MKDQVLFPKIAVREKGFLQVSDIHTIYWERSGNPNGKKILVIHGGPGGGSQPRYRRYFDPDKFDIIQFDQRGCGSSTPFSELKENTTNHLVDDIEKLRILLKIDTWHLFGGSWGSTLSLIYAIKNPSRVISLTLRGIFLCRKFELLWFYQYGASEIFPDEFEEYISVIPKEERNDLISSFYKYLTSSDANLRSKAAAAWTKWELSTSHLINKKFDFDKSEVNSFSDAFARIECHYFINNIFLEDDFILKNIKIIESIPTKIIQGRYDVVCPVRSAWDLNKKLKNSELIIVNDAGHSMSEKGISIELIKAVKGIENL from the coding sequence ATGAAAGATCAAGTCTTGTTTCCAAAAATTGCAGTACGTGAAAAGGGTTTTTTACAAGTAAGTGATATTCATACTATTTATTGGGAAAGATCTGGTAATCCAAATGGCAAAAAAATTCTTGTTATTCATGGAGGTCCAGGAGGAGGAAGTCAACCAAGATATAGAAGATACTTTGACCCAGATAAATTTGATATTATTCAATTTGACCAAAGAGGTTGCGGTTCTTCAACTCCCTTCTCCGAATTAAAAGAAAATACGACCAATCATTTAGTTGATGATATTGAGAAATTAAGGATTCTTTTAAAAATAGATACTTGGCATTTGTTTGGTGGATCTTGGGGCTCAACACTTTCACTTATATATGCGATTAAAAATCCCTCAAGAGTTATCAGCTTAACTTTGCGAGGAATATTTTTATGTAGAAAGTTTGAATTATTGTGGTTCTATCAATATGGTGCAAGTGAGATATTCCCAGATGAATTTGAAGAATATATTTCTGTAATACCAAAAGAAGAAAGAAATGATTTAATAAGTTCTTTTTATAAATATCTAACATCATCAGATGCAAATCTTAGATCAAAAGCAGCAGCAGCTTGGACAAAATGGGAACTCTCTACAAGTCATTTAATAAATAAAAAATTTGATTTTGATAAGTCTGAAGTTAATTCTTTTTCTGATGCCTTTGCAAGGATCGAATGTCATTATTTTATTAATAATATTTTCTTAGAAGATGATTTTATTTTGAAAAATATAAAAATAATAGAATCGATTCCTACAAAAATAATTCAGGGGAGGTATGACGTTGTATGTCCTGTTAGGAGTGCTTGGGATCTAAATAAGAAATTAAAGAATTCTGAATTAATTATTGTTAATGATGCTGGTCATTCAATGAGTGAAAAAGGTATAAGTATCGAATTAATAAAAGCTGTAAAAGGAATTGAAAATCTCTAA